The following proteins are co-located in the Oncorhynchus gorbuscha isolate QuinsamMale2020 ecotype Even-year linkage group LG22, OgorEven_v1.0, whole genome shotgun sequence genome:
- the LOC124009237 gene encoding zinc fingers and homeoboxes protein 1-like, with product MATQVDRNRRIGLEVNMKESSQCDVTWTENEGKHASLHFSKTSHYQITNGKSNLSSDPSATDSDVSEGRDGGVSFSTNHNSVVCLPLVSEGLKLVWTQSDQTRELDTIPELVQAFNVFPYPTSREVNALARLCALPLDKVKVWFMVQRIKYGISWASEEIEETRRKLAGPERTNDNANEKEIKMSNGCGAISVEAEDDDQINNCLHSYLLHPRKRARHETSEPCKPAATVQHFSSSLPPPQDSYYYRPPVDMPATTATDASLSLSETSLGSPQQQQRGRYKKTKAQLAVLRSSFLRENWPAETELRRLQEETSLSRNDIRKWFSDSRYQLRNGRGLLGTSMVYPQLTTGEAKNESQQLRPLPLVAHRPRDQENGVEMQGRAQEKGARSNGVKDSHFFQNFLSNSLEAFGEGAVGVEAEEDEVAEEASVHTETVKEVNEAVVKQEKPLHFRGSKNPEIKPPPSAVTISTSPPPSHSTTFSTLTANKRSSTSTVQRSARSAKASLTALSLSSPSSSPLLTPAGRPRKTKEQLDILKEHFLRCQWPKSEDYTQLVELTGLPRADVSQWFGDTRYAVKNGQLRWVQGVREQFREQFLAELATQQNGSGGNGSSGTPRVTGSRKRKSQVNGATAPTFTADSPDINPLEVYHRSTGVLHEKDLDALCKKSRMSYQQVRDWFASQESKAFDPEANVTD from the coding sequence ATGGCAACACAGGTTGACCGTAACAGGAGAATAGGACTGGAGGTAAACATGAAGGAGTCATCCCAGTGTGATGTCACATGGACAGAGAATGAAGGCAAGCATGCCTCCCTGCATTTCTCCAAGACTTCACACTATCAGATCACCAATGGAAAGAGCAATCTATCCTCTGACCCCAGTGCAACAGACAGTGATGTAAGTGAGGGCAGAGATGGGGGTGTTAGTTTCAGCACCAACCATAACTCTGTGGTGTGCCTACCTTTGGTCTCCGAGGGCCTGAAGCTAGTATGGACACAGTCAGATCAGACACGTGAGCTTGACACCATCCCAGAGCTGGTCCAGGCATTCAATGTGTTCCCATACCCAACATCTCGTGAGGTGAATGCCTTGGCACGGCTCTGTGCCCTGCCTCTGGACAAAGTCAAGGTCTGGTTCATGGTGCAGAGAATCAAATACGGTATCAGCTGGGCCTCAGAGGAGATTGAGGAGACGCGTCGCAAGTTGGCCGGACCTGAGCGGACTAACGACAATGCAAATGAGAAGGAGATAAAAATGAGCAATGGGTGTGGGGCAATATCTGTGGAGGCAGAGGATGATGATCAAATTAATAATTGTCTTCACTCCTATCTGCTTCACCCAAGAAAACGAGCCAGACATGAGACCTCAGAACCCTGCAAACCAGCCGCCACTGTCCAACATTTCagttcctctctcccaccccctcagGATTCATACTACTACCGCCCTCCTGTGGACATGCCAGCAACTACCGCAACTGATGCTTCCCTGAGCCTCTCTGAGACCTCACTTGGCTCTCCACAGCAACAACAACGCGGACGCTACAAAAAGACCAAAGCCCAACTTGCAGTCCTTCGCAGCAGCTTCCTGCGGGAAAACTGGCCCGCAGAGACTGAGCTCCGACGCCTGCAAGAGGAAACCAGCCTGAGCCGCAATGACATCCGCAAGTGGTTCAGCGACAGCCGGTACCAGCTTAGAAATGGGCGTGGACTGCTTGGAACATCCATGGTCTATCCTCAGTTGACCACAGGAGAAGCAAAGAACGAGTCTCAGCAACTTCGACCTCTTCCACTCGTAGCACACAGGCCTCGGGATCAAGAAAATGGTGTTGAAATGCAGGGAAGGGCTCAAGAGAAGGGAGCTCGCAGCAACGGGGTGAAAGATTCACACTTCTTCCAGAACTTTCTGTCAAACAGCTTGGAGGCATTTGGGGAGGGAGCAGTgggagtggaggcagaggaggacgAGGTTGCGGAGGAAGCCTCAGTTCACACTGAAACTGTTAAGGAAGTGAACGAGGCGGTGGTGAAACAAGAAAAGCCTCTACACTTTAGGGGCAGTAAGAACCCAGAGATTAAACCACCACCATCAGCCGTTACCATCTCCACTTCCCCTCCCCCCTCGCATTCTACCACCTTTTCAACTTTGACCGCTAATAAGCGTAGTTCTACTAGCACGGTGCAGAGGTCTGCTCGCTCAGCCAAAGCCTCACTgacagccctgtctctctccagtccttcctcatctcctcttcttACACCCGCTGGCCGACCACGGAAGACCAAGGAACAACTGGACATACTAAAGGAGCACTTCTTGCGTTGCCAGTGGCCTAAGAGTGAGGACTACACCCAGCTGGTAGAGCTCACAGGCTTGCCTCGTGCAGACGTCAGCCAGTGGTTTGGGGATACGCGCTATGCTGTTAAAAATGGTCAGCTACGTTGGGTGCAGGGGGTCCGTGAGCAATTCCGAGAGCAATTCCTGGCTGAACTAGCCACACAGCAAAATGGCAGTGGTGGAAACGGTTCCAGTGGAACTCCTCGGGTTACGGGTAGCCGCAAACGAAAGTCTCAAGTGAATGGCGCAACAGCACCAACATTCACTGCAGATTCCCCGGACATCAATCCGCTGGAGGTTTACCATCGCTCGACAGGGGTTCTTCATGAGAAAGACCTAGATGCCCTTTGCAAAAAGTCACGAATGAGCTACCAGCAGGTGCGGGACTGGTTTGCATCTCAGGAGAGCAAGGCATTTGACCCAGAGGCCAATGTTACTGATTGA